One stretch of Castor canadensis chromosome 14, mCasCan1.hap1v2, whole genome shotgun sequence DNA includes these proteins:
- the Pet100 gene encoding protein PET100 homolog, mitochondrial isoform X3, giving the protein MGVKLEVFRMALYLTFPVAMFWISNQAEWFEDHVIQRKVHTQPLSYVLSPPSVTLFPQRELWPPEKEGQDEAEPT; this is encoded by the exons ATGGGGGTGAAGCTGGAGGTGTTTCGG ATGGCACTGTACCTCACTTTCCCTGTGGCTATGTTCTGGATCTCCAATCAGGCTGAGTGGTTTGAAGATCATGTCATACAGCGCAAG GTacacactcaaccactgagctatgtcctcagcCCTCCATCTGTGACTTTGTTCCCACAGAGGGAGCTGTGGCCACCAGAGAAGGAGGGACAG GATGAAGCTGAGCCCACGTGA
- the Pet100 gene encoding protein PET100 homolog, mitochondrial isoform X1, whose amino-acid sequence MGVKLEVFRMALYLTFPVAMFWISNQAEWFEDHVIQRKVHTQPLSYVLSPPSVTLFPQRELWPPEKEGQRQEIEEFKERIRKQREEKLLLTAQQSS is encoded by the exons ATGGGGGTGAAGCTGGAGGTGTTTCGG ATGGCACTGTACCTCACTTTCCCTGTGGCTATGTTCTGGATCTCCAATCAGGCTGAGTGGTTTGAAGATCATGTCATACAGCGCAAG GTacacactcaaccactgagctatgtcctcagcCCTCCATCTGTGACTTTGTTCCCACAGAGGGAGCTGTGGCCACCAGAGAAGGAGGGACAG CGTCAAGAGATAGAAGAATTCAAAGAGAGAATACGGAAGCAGCGGGAGGAGAAACTCCTTCTCACCGCCCAGCAGAGCTCCTGA
- the Pet100 gene encoding protein PET100 homolog, mitochondrial isoform X2, giving the protein MGVKLEVFRMALYLTFPVAMFWISNQAEWFEDHVIQRKRELWPPEKEGQRQEIEEFKERIRKQREEKLLLTAQQSS; this is encoded by the exons ATGGGGGTGAAGCTGGAGGTGTTTCGG ATGGCACTGTACCTCACTTTCCCTGTGGCTATGTTCTGGATCTCCAATCAGGCTGAGTGGTTTGAAGATCATGTCATACAGCGCAAG AGGGAGCTGTGGCCACCAGAGAAGGAGGGACAG CGTCAAGAGATAGAAGAATTCAAAGAGAGAATACGGAAGCAGCGGGAGGAGAAACTCCTTCTCACCGCCCAGCAGAGCTCCTGA
- the Pcp2 gene encoding Purkinje cell protein 2 homolog isoform X2 has protein sequence MEQEEKGEEGDSDPLGKAGSPDQEGFFNLLSHVQGDRMEEQRCSLQADPDQTPESQGGPAPEMDSLMDMLASTQGRRMDDQRVTVSSLPGFQPIGPKDGMQKRAGTLSPQPLLTPQDPSALSFRRNSSPQPQTQAP, from the exons ATGGAGcaagaagagaagggagaggagggggactCAGACCCTCTTGGCAAG GCGGGATCGCCAGACCAGGAGGGCTTCTTCAACCTGCTGAGCCACGTGCAGGGCGACCGGATGGAGGAACAGCGCTGTTCACTGCAGGCGGACCCGGACCAGACCCCTGAAAGTC AGGGTGGCCCCGCGCCCGAGATGGACAGTCTCATGGACATGCTGGCCAGCACCCAGGGCCGCCGCATGGATGACCAGCGTGTGACAGTCAGTTCCCTGCCTGGCTTCCAGCCCATTGGCCCCAAG GACGGAATGCAGAAACGAGCTGGGACTCTCAGTCCTCAGCCACTGCTCACTCCTCAGGATCCAAGTGCTCTCAGCTTCCGCAGGAACAGCAGCCCCCAGCCCCAGACACAAGCCCCCTGA
- the Pcp2 gene encoding Purkinje cell protein 2 homolog isoform X1: MAGSPDQEGFFNLLSHVQGDRMEEQRCSLQADPDQTPESQGGPAPEMDSLMDMLASTQGRRMDDQRVTVSSLPGFQPIGPKDGMQKRAGTLSPQPLLTPQDPSALSFRRNSSPQPQTQAP, encoded by the exons ATG GCGGGATCGCCAGACCAGGAGGGCTTCTTCAACCTGCTGAGCCACGTGCAGGGCGACCGGATGGAGGAACAGCGCTGTTCACTGCAGGCGGACCCGGACCAGACCCCTGAAAGTC AGGGTGGCCCCGCGCCCGAGATGGACAGTCTCATGGACATGCTGGCCAGCACCCAGGGCCGCCGCATGGATGACCAGCGTGTGACAGTCAGTTCCCTGCCTGGCTTCCAGCCCATTGGCCCCAAG GACGGAATGCAGAAACGAGCTGGGACTCTCAGTCCTCAGCCACTGCTCACTCCTCAGGATCCAAGTGCTCTCAGCTTCCGCAGGAACAGCAGCCCCCAGCCCCAGACACAAGCCCCCTGA